From a region of the Paenibacillus lutimineralis genome:
- a CDS encoding dsDNA nuclease domain-containing protein has protein sequence MEYTELELGLLEKVNKYRRKYIEETISDDEARSVVRYLLQDEPDDLGGLTALRGFIYQYYVAVHYMVEMLHAEHAWWNEVIFEFLDDIALLGNEKIRFVQVKTVREDGQDRHLIPSTLLKRESGLDSWLDTLFSNLPEFERRQKYINMQGFISKEYSVQFEIATNAPYDNKSLKLYAQNDSYQLPMGSIPKNDSLEKGLSKVFQKKITEKGKVISTQELYFADSVGQEPDWCLERFYLNHLGCMENLKEKIVGKIADYCKMRLTTLNNFAESNTNQKKRLSGDGLLYDYVARKVFKQLLLRVIERTHRDDLPDKLLLVFNKTEIADWIEDWQQKALNEIQRDVEQTLQRKKFVKCFEELKEEIDSTWNAVLRADLLNTLGWMYDALEDEVLNGNPYVYEQFLNRLFYLNNSHLPSAQRMKDEIYLKESLKYMMICLAFYPDRDFLFSNAQFLFKQGKQGEEAWNVFTIYNAREKETYAQALRRIVARSRDCLFTQSLQHAYYCFVTHDDKTQSLTLGNDPFATLIPITHNHESSESEIVDQPEHIKFQKQDKLNLIINRFNDPVNTRSFQDHQMRAGWHILLNNYDEL, from the coding sequence ATGGAATATACAGAGCTAGAACTGGGTCTACTGGAGAAAGTAAATAAATATCGCCGTAAATATATTGAAGAAACGATATCTGATGATGAGGCGCGAAGCGTTGTTAGGTATTTACTTCAGGATGAGCCAGATGATCTGGGTGGACTTACTGCACTTCGGGGGTTTATATACCAGTATTATGTTGCTGTTCATTATATGGTAGAGATGTTGCACGCGGAGCATGCATGGTGGAATGAGGTGATTTTCGAATTTTTGGACGATATCGCCTTATTAGGTAATGAGAAAATTCGATTTGTTCAGGTAAAAACGGTTCGTGAAGATGGACAAGACAGACACTTGATACCGAGTACATTGTTAAAAAGGGAAAGTGGGTTGGATAGTTGGCTCGATACACTTTTTTCGAATCTGCCTGAATTCGAACGCCGACAAAAATACATAAACATGCAAGGTTTTATTTCTAAAGAATATAGCGTCCAGTTTGAGATTGCTACCAATGCGCCTTATGATAACAAAAGTTTGAAGCTCTACGCGCAAAATGATTCTTATCAGTTACCTATGGGAAGTATCCCTAAGAATGATAGCCTGGAAAAAGGCTTGAGCAAAGTGTTCCAAAAAAAGATCACGGAAAAGGGTAAAGTTATTTCTACACAAGAGCTTTACTTCGCTGACTCGGTAGGTCAAGAGCCGGACTGGTGTTTAGAACGTTTTTATTTAAACCATCTCGGCTGTATGGAAAACCTGAAGGAAAAAATTGTTGGGAAGATAGCGGATTATTGCAAAATGCGCTTGACGACTCTCAATAATTTTGCTGAATCGAACACAAATCAAAAAAAACGTTTATCTGGTGATGGGCTACTTTACGACTATGTGGCAAGAAAAGTATTCAAACAATTATTACTTCGTGTCATTGAACGAACCCATCGGGACGACCTGCCCGATAAGCTCCTTCTAGTATTTAACAAAACCGAGATAGCTGACTGGATTGAGGATTGGCAACAAAAAGCGCTGAACGAAATTCAAAGAGATGTTGAACAAACCTTACAACGGAAAAAATTCGTGAAATGTTTTGAAGAACTGAAGGAGGAGATCGACTCGACCTGGAATGCGGTACTAAGAGCTGATCTTCTGAATACATTAGGTTGGATGTATGATGCTTTAGAGGACGAGGTTTTGAATGGAAATCCATATGTCTATGAGCAATTCTTAAATAGATTATTTTATTTGAATAATTCACACCTTCCTTCTGCTCAAAGAATGAAGGATGAAATATATTTAAAAGAATCACTAAAATACATGATGATCTGTTTGGCATTTTACCCAGACCGCGATTTTCTCTTCAGTAATGCTCAATTCTTATTTAAGCAGGGGAAGCAAGGGGAAGAGGCTTGGAATGTCTTTACTATATACAATGCAAGAGAAAAGGAAACATATGCTCAGGCACTTAGAAGAATCGTTGCTCGTTCGAGAGATTGTTTGTTTACACAAAGCTTGCAGCACGCATACTACTGTTTCGTCACCCACGATGATAAGACACAGTCACTTACGTTGGGGAATGATCCCTTTGCAACATTGATTCCCATAACCCATAACCATGAAAGCAGTGAGAGTGAAATAGTGGATCAACCCGAGCACATCAAGTTTCAAAAACAAGATAAGCTTAACCTGATCATCAATAGATTTAATGACCCTGTCAATACTCGTTCATTTCAGGATCATCAGATGAGGGCAGGATGGCATATATTACTTAATAACTATGATGAGTTATAG
- a CDS encoding ABC-three component system middle component 1, which translates to MNPIQIWKRLELATFQNSPSDFPVQDESVLAMHLDADLELWFTMERICVLKTYTSNHHFILNWREDQFVISHLLELLPTKYKNNLYFLLVLDWGSELLPEMPMEMNRVEKNAKVCRKYVLHNEEDLERVPFLQQKLINSKKGFDYEAKFKSELLAERQLDPKIRRIVEGYFELDQTHKKHNTKDYILQLLKGDGIA; encoded by the coding sequence ATGAATCCGATTCAAATATGGAAACGGCTTGAATTGGCAACATTTCAAAACAGCCCTTCGGATTTCCCTGTACAAGATGAATCCGTACTGGCTATGCATCTAGATGCTGATTTGGAGTTATGGTTTACCATGGAACGTATCTGTGTGCTAAAAACATATACAAGTAATCATCATTTCATTTTAAATTGGCGTGAGGATCAATTCGTGATTTCTCACCTTTTGGAACTTTTGCCAACAAAGTATAAAAATAATTTGTATTTTCTACTTGTTCTGGATTGGGGATCGGAACTCTTGCCTGAGATGCCGATGGAAATGAACAGAGTGGAAAAAAATGCGAAGGTTTGCCGAAAGTATGTACTACACAACGAAGAAGATTTGGAACGCGTGCCATTTTTACAACAGAAGCTAATCAATTCAAAGAAAGGATTTGATTACGAGGCAAAATTTAAATCCGAACTATTGGCTGAACGACAGTTAGACCCTAAGATACGTCGTATAGTAGAAGGATATTTTGAATTGGATCAAACCCACAAGAAACATAATACGAAAGACTATATCCTCCAATTATTGAAAGGGGATGGAATAGCTTGA